The Euzebyales bacterium genome has a segment encoding these proteins:
- the trpA gene encoding tryptophan synthase subunit alpha: MSRVSDAIRKANADGRAALIVYLPAGFPDMDTSRACLEAAAAAGADLLEVGFPYSDPLMDGPTIQQANQVALDAGYTPVDDLEMCTRLTAAVDVPALVMTYYNICWHYGAPAGLTVFARAAADAGLAGVIIPDLPVVESGDWLRAAAAVDLASVFLVASTSDDDHLAAAARVSNGFIYATSTLGVTGTRTSLSQRAQPLVERLRRVTGRPVCVGIGVSTAEQAEAVAGFADGVIVGSAAVRAVADDGPAAVGRLVGELADGCRRGYRVAGTSPDKAR, translated from the coding sequence ATGAGCAGGGTCAGCGATGCGATCCGCAAGGCGAACGCTGATGGCCGCGCTGCGCTCATCGTGTACCTGCCCGCCGGCTTCCCGGACATGGACACCTCGCGGGCGTGCCTGGAGGCGGCGGCTGCGGCCGGCGCGGACCTCCTCGAGGTCGGGTTCCCGTACTCCGACCCGTTGATGGACGGGCCCACCATCCAGCAGGCCAACCAGGTCGCGTTGGACGCCGGCTACACGCCTGTCGACGACCTCGAGATGTGCACGCGGCTGACCGCAGCCGTCGACGTGCCAGCGCTGGTCATGACCTACTACAACATCTGCTGGCACTACGGTGCGCCGGCCGGGCTGACGGTCTTCGCGCGCGCAGCGGCCGACGCGGGCCTGGCCGGTGTGATCATCCCCGACCTGCCCGTCGTCGAGAGCGGCGACTGGCTGCGGGCGGCTGCGGCAGTCGACCTGGCCAGTGTGTTCCTTGTGGCGTCGACCTCGGACGACGACCACCTCGCGGCAGCGGCGCGGGTGAGCAACGGGTTCATCTACGCGACCTCGACACTGGGTGTCACGGGCACCCGCACGTCGTTGTCGCAGCGTGCCCAGCCGCTGGTCGAGCGCCTGCGCAGGGTGACCGGCCGGCCCGTCTGCGTCGGCATCGGCGTCTCGACCGCCGAGCAGGCCGAGGCGGTCGCCGGCTTCGCCGACGGTGTCATCGTGGGCTCGGCGGCCGTCCGCGCCGTCGCGGACGACGGACCGGCCGCCGTCGGGCGACTGGTCGGCGAGCTGGCGGA
- the trpB gene encoding tryptophan synthase subunit beta codes for MHDSHYGRFGGRFVPEVLTTTLDELETAFDKAQADETFAAEMDALRRDYGGRPTRLYLAERLTRHAGGARIYLKREDLAHTGSHKLCNVLGQGLLAQRMGKNRLIAETGAGQHGVATATIAALLGMECRVYMGEEDCRRQRLNVVRMQLMGTEVVAVTTGTRTLKDAINETMRDWVTNVETTHYLLGSVVGPHPFPMIVREFVKVIGEEVRAEVLEREGRLPDAVMACVGGGSNAMGIFHRFITDEQVRLIGVEAGGHGLHTDQHSATLVAGTEGILHGARSYVLQDDYGQVHPTHSISAGLDYPGVGPEHAWLRDTGRATYVAATDAQALEGFQLLCELEGIIPALESAHAVVPAVEVARELGADGIVVVNLSGRGDKDVDEVASVLEMSTSVDAPPDAEAPDRHISPAASPRSSQPRESSVTPSGDPQTAAGATSTAGGRE; via the coding sequence GTGCACGACAGCCACTACGGACGCTTCGGCGGACGGTTCGTCCCCGAGGTGCTCACGACGACCCTCGACGAGCTCGAGACGGCGTTTGACAAGGCGCAGGCCGACGAGACGTTCGCCGCCGAGATGGATGCGCTGCGGCGTGACTACGGTGGCCGGCCGACCAGGCTCTACCTGGCGGAGCGTCTCACCCGTCACGCCGGGGGTGCGCGCATCTACCTCAAACGCGAGGATCTCGCGCACACCGGCAGCCACAAGCTGTGCAACGTGCTTGGTCAGGGCCTGTTGGCCCAGCGCATGGGCAAGAACCGCCTGATCGCCGAGACCGGCGCCGGCCAGCACGGGGTCGCGACGGCCACGATCGCCGCACTGCTCGGCATGGAGTGCCGCGTGTACATGGGCGAGGAGGACTGCCGCCGGCAGCGCCTGAACGTCGTGCGCATGCAGCTGATGGGCACCGAGGTCGTGGCCGTCACCACGGGGACGCGCACCCTCAAGGACGCGATCAACGAGACCATGCGTGACTGGGTGACCAACGTCGAGACGACCCACTACCTGCTCGGTTCGGTCGTGGGCCCGCACCCATTCCCCATGATCGTGCGGGAGTTCGTCAAGGTGATCGGTGAGGAGGTGCGCGCCGAGGTGCTGGAGCGCGAGGGGCGCCTGCCCGACGCGGTGATGGCGTGCGTCGGCGGCGGCTCGAACGCGATGGGCATCTTCCACCGGTTCATCACGGACGAGCAGGTCCGCCTGATCGGCGTCGAGGCCGGCGGCCACGGGCTCCACACCGACCAGCACTCCGCTACGCTCGTCGCGGGTACCGAGGGCATTCTCCACGGTGCCCGCTCGTACGTGCTGCAGGACGACTACGGCCAGGTGCACCCGACACACTCGATCTCGGCCGGGCTCGACTACCCTGGGGTCGGCCCGGAGCACGCCTGGCTGCGCGACACGGGCCGTGCGACCTACGTCGCTGCGACCGACGCGCAGGCGTTGGAGGGCTTCCAGCTGCTGTGCGAGCTCGAGGGCATCATCCCGGCGCTCGAGTCGGCCCACGCGGTCGTGCCGGCCGTGGAGGTCGCGCGGGAACTCGGCGCGGACGGCATCGTCGTCGTCAACCTGTCGGGGCGGGGCGACAAGGACGTCGACGAGGTGGCCTCCGTGCTCGAGATGTCGACTTCTGTGGACGCGCCGCCCGATGCCGAGGCTCCGGACCGTCACATAAGTCCCGCGGCTTCGCCGCGCTCCTCACAGCCGAGGGAGTCCTCCGTCACGCCATCGGGCGACCCTCAGACGGCAGCCGGCGCGACGAGCACGGCTGGTGGGCGGGAATGA
- a CDS encoding indole-3-glycerol-phosphate synthase: MTTPDRRSAGPSGDEHTDTTGFLARVCAEAVERVATSARAEPIAVLRDRAAATPPPPPFGAALGGGIVAEVKRASPSRGVIAAGRDAVAQARSYVDGGAAAISVLTEPVHFHGTLEDLAVVAAAVSVPVLRKDFVVDPYQLYEARAAGAAAALLLVAALEQARLVDLVHTAADAGVEALLEAHDAGEVARAAEVIAEVGDGRPAVVGVNARDLRRLSVDRSRFAALFEGLPHGVVVVAESGVTGPDDVVAYRRAGADAVLVGEHLMIADDPAAATRTLVAAARGTHRPSTLSDTT; the protein is encoded by the coding sequence GTGACGACTCCGGACCGCAGGTCCGCCGGACCGTCGGGAGACGAGCACACCGACACGACCGGCTTCCTGGCACGTGTGTGCGCCGAGGCCGTCGAGCGGGTCGCCACGTCCGCGCGCGCCGAGCCGATTGCCGTGCTGCGCGACCGCGCCGCCGCGACCCCGCCGCCTCCGCCATTCGGTGCCGCGCTCGGCGGCGGCATCGTCGCCGAGGTCAAGCGGGCGAGCCCGTCGCGCGGTGTCATCGCCGCGGGTCGGGACGCCGTCGCGCAGGCGCGCTCCTACGTCGACGGTGGTGCCGCCGCGATCAGTGTGCTGACCGAGCCCGTGCACTTCCATGGCACCCTCGAGGACCTTGCCGTCGTCGCTGCGGCCGTGTCGGTGCCGGTGCTGCGCAAGGACTTCGTCGTCGACCCCTATCAGCTGTACGAGGCCCGCGCGGCCGGTGCCGCCGCGGCGCTGCTGCTGGTCGCAGCGCTCGAGCAGGCGCGCCTGGTCGACCTCGTGCACACGGCTGCCGACGCCGGGGTGGAGGCGCTGCTCGAGGCCCACGACGCCGGCGAGGTGGCCCGTGCGGCCGAGGTCATCGCCGAGGTCGGCGACGGGCGCCCGGCGGTCGTGGGCGTCAACGCGCGCGACCTGCGACGCCTGTCGGTGGACAGGTCGCGCTTCGCCGCGCTGTTCGAGGGCCTGCCCCACGGCGTCGTCGTCGTCGCCGAGAGCGGTGTCACGGGCCCTGACGACGTCGTCGCCTACCGGAGGGCGGGTGCTGACGCGGTGCTCGTCGGCGAGCACCTCATGATCGCCGACGATCCGGCCGCGGCGACCCGCACGCTGGTCGCCGCCGCCCGCGGCACCCACCGGCCTTCCACCCTGTCCGACACCACCTGA
- a CDS encoding Trp biosynthesis-associated membrane protein, translating into MARRPDTATLGPFLGVVGSLVLLGAAAASWIDQPVARSIGDVAVAGTRATPGVEIAPLTVVTALAGLLCSVGLLATRGTVRRTVSLLLVVTGAAAVVVAASGITAVRGSDGVRTAAPWLAIVGAAAVLAAGLTGVRRPGRRLPARYDVDVAPQDAEWRMASVSDVPGQPASYPSSSGESDATDGEGEHP; encoded by the coding sequence ATGGCACGCCGCCCTGACACCGCGACGCTCGGGCCGTTCCTCGGCGTCGTCGGCTCGCTGGTCCTGCTCGGTGCGGCCGCGGCCTCGTGGATCGACCAGCCGGTCGCGCGCTCGATCGGCGACGTCGCCGTCGCTGGGACGCGGGCCACGCCCGGCGTCGAGATCGCACCGCTGACCGTCGTGACAGCGCTGGCCGGCCTGTTGTGCAGCGTCGGCCTGCTGGCCACGCGCGGCACGGTGCGGCGGACCGTGTCGCTGCTGCTGGTGGTGACGGGCGCCGCGGCCGTCGTGGTCGCCGCGTCGGGCATCACGGCGGTGCGTGGGTCGGACGGCGTCCGCACCGCGGCACCGTGGCTCGCCATCGTGGGCGCGGCGGCGGTCCTGGCTGCCGGGCTGACCGGCGTCCGACGTCCGGGGCGCCGCCTGCCGGCGCGCTACGACGTCGACGTCGCACCGCAGGACGCCGAGTGGCGGATGGCCAGCGTCAGTGACGTGCCCGGTCAGCCCGCGAGCTACCCTTCGTCGTCAGGCGAGTCCGACGCGACCGACGGCGAGGGTGAGCATCCGTGA
- the trpE gene encoding anthranilate synthase component I, translating into MPELYRPTRDEFLALAAGSGVVPVWREVLADLYTPLGVYARLQEGEGPTFLLESVEHGARWGRYSFIGLDPILSLRARDGQVVVTGDVPDEVRGAAATGDPLVTVDAVLCTLAAPRGVDGLPPLFAGLVGYLGYDVVRWIEDIPASGTDDLRFDDVRLDLPGRMVAFDHLRQRLIVVTNVLVGDDPAAQYDRAVAESEEMVARLDAPLAVHPVAPPEAVTVDDATANMTRADYEQSVRVAKEHISAGDAFQIVPSLRFRLDTGAGAEAIYRVLRVINPSPYMYLLDWGDQQVVGSSPEALVKLTGRTAATWPIAGSRPRGATPTQDADLEKSLLADEKERAEHVMLVDLARNDLGRVSEIGSVAVEPFMSVARYSHIMHLWSGVSGTLRDDVSAVDLVRATFPAGTLSGAPKVRAMGIIDDLEPTRRGPYGGGVGYLSLSGDMDLCITIRTLLLRDGQAFVQAGAGIVADSDPAREYEECRNKAMALLAAVRAAERFGEGEGERSDPAGGDPNGTPP; encoded by the coding sequence ATGCCTGAGCTGTACCGGCCCACCCGCGACGAGTTCCTGGCCCTGGCGGCCGGCTCGGGCGTGGTACCGGTCTGGCGCGAGGTGCTCGCCGACCTCTATACGCCGCTGGGCGTCTACGCGCGGCTGCAGGAAGGCGAGGGCCCCACGTTCCTCCTCGAGTCGGTCGAGCACGGCGCGCGGTGGGGCCGCTACTCGTTCATCGGGCTCGATCCGATCCTGTCGCTCCGCGCACGCGACGGCCAGGTCGTCGTGACGGGTGACGTGCCCGACGAGGTGCGTGGCGCTGCGGCGACCGGCGATCCACTCGTGACCGTTGACGCGGTGCTGTGTACGCTCGCGGCGCCGCGCGGCGTCGACGGCCTGCCGCCGCTGTTCGCCGGCCTCGTGGGCTACCTGGGCTACGACGTCGTCCGCTGGATCGAGGACATCCCCGCATCGGGGACCGACGACCTGCGCTTCGACGACGTCCGGCTCGACCTGCCCGGCCGGATGGTGGCGTTCGACCACCTGCGGCAGCGCCTGATCGTCGTCACGAACGTGCTGGTCGGCGACGACCCGGCGGCGCAGTACGACCGGGCGGTCGCGGAGTCCGAGGAGATGGTCGCACGCCTCGACGCGCCGCTCGCGGTGCACCCCGTCGCCCCGCCGGAGGCGGTCACCGTCGACGACGCGACGGCGAACATGACACGTGCCGACTACGAGCAGTCGGTGCGCGTCGCCAAGGAGCACATCTCCGCGGGCGATGCGTTCCAGATCGTGCCGTCGCTGCGCTTCCGCCTCGACACGGGGGCCGGCGCCGAGGCGATCTACCGGGTCCTGCGCGTCATCAACCCGTCGCCATACATGTACCTGCTCGACTGGGGCGACCAGCAGGTCGTCGGCTCGTCGCCGGAGGCGCTGGTCAAACTGACCGGCCGCACCGCCGCGACGTGGCCGATCGCCGGCTCGCGCCCGCGCGGCGCCACGCCGACGCAGGACGCGGACCTCGAGAAGTCGCTGCTCGCCGACGAGAAGGAGCGCGCCGAACACGTGATGCTGGTCGACCTTGCGCGCAACGACCTGGGGCGCGTCTCGGAGATCGGCAGCGTCGCCGTCGAGCCGTTCATGTCGGTCGCCCGCTACAGCCACATCATGCACCTGTGGTCGGGTGTGTCGGGCACGCTCCGCGACGACGTCTCTGCGGTGGACCTGGTCCGGGCCACCTTCCCGGCGGGCACGTTGAGCGGCGCGCCGAAGGTTCGGGCGATGGGGATCATCGACGACCTCGAGCCAACCCGCCGGGGTCCGTACGGCGGCGGCGTCGGCTATCTGTCACTGAGCGGCGACATGGACCTGTGCATCACGATCCGTACGCTGCTGCTGCGCGACGGGCAGGCGTTCGTGCAGGCGGGTGCGGGCATCGTGGCCGACAGCGACCCGGCGCGCGAGTACGAGGAGTGCCGCAACAAGGCCATGGCGCTGCTGGCGGCGGTCCGTGCCGCCGAGCGGTTCGGCGAGGGTGAGGGCGAGCGGAGCGATCCGGCGGGCGGGGATCCGAATGGCACGCCGCCCTGA
- the hisI gene encoding phosphoribosyl-AMP cyclohydrolase: MDVSRLRYDEQGLIPAVVQQHDTGEVLMLAWMSAATVRESLELGETVFWSRSRAERWHKGATSGNTQKIVSITADCDADVLLVAVDQQGTGACHTGARTCFHHHLRVRAIVSGPVGGDLEETDDA, from the coding sequence ATGGACGTCTCACGACTCCGGTACGACGAGCAGGGCCTCATCCCGGCGGTCGTGCAGCAGCACGACACCGGCGAGGTCCTGATGCTGGCGTGGATGTCCGCCGCGACGGTCCGCGAGTCGCTGGAGCTCGGCGAGACGGTGTTCTGGTCGCGCAGTCGCGCTGAGCGGTGGCACAAGGGCGCGACCAGTGGCAACACACAGAAGATCGTGTCGATCACGGCGGACTGCGACGCTGACGTGCTGCTCGTCGCTGTGGACCAGCAGGGCACCGGGGCCTGCCACACCGGCGCCCGCACGTGCTTCCACCACCACCTACGGGTGAGGGCGATCGTCAGCGGGCCGGTGGGTGGGGACCTGGAGGAGACCGACGATGCCTGA
- the hisF gene encoding imidazole glycerol phosphate synthase subunit HisF, with protein MTLAVRVIPCLDVTAGRVVKGINFVDLRDAGDPVELAATYDAEGADELVFLDITASSDARDTIYDVVRATADQVFIPLTVGGGVRSVDDARRLLLAGADKVAFNTAAIARPALVAEAAAAFGSQCVVLAVDARRRDGGWEVTTHGGRRPVDLDAVAWATEAARLGAGEILLTSMDRDGTKQGFDLDLLAAVTGAVTVPVVASGGAGTAGHMADAVTKGGASAVLAASIFHFGELRIDDVKRAMAAAGLPVRLRR; from the coding sequence ATGACGCTGGCGGTCCGCGTCATCCCCTGCCTCGACGTCACCGCCGGGCGGGTCGTCAAGGGCATCAACTTCGTGGACCTGCGTGACGCGGGGGACCCTGTCGAGCTGGCCGCGACCTACGACGCCGAGGGCGCCGACGAGCTGGTCTTCCTCGACATCACGGCGTCGTCGGACGCGCGCGACACCATCTACGACGTGGTGCGGGCCACGGCTGACCAGGTGTTCATCCCGCTGACCGTCGGCGGTGGGGTGCGCAGCGTCGACGACGCACGCCGCCTGCTGCTGGCCGGCGCCGACAAGGTCGCGTTCAACACGGCGGCGATCGCCCGGCCGGCACTGGTCGCCGAGGCTGCCGCCGCCTTCGGCTCGCAGTGCGTGGTGCTGGCGGTCGACGCCCGCCGCCGCGACGGTGGCTGGGAGGTCACCACCCATGGCGGCCGGCGTCCGGTCGACCTGGACGCCGTGGCGTGGGCGACAGAGGCCGCCCGCCTGGGAGCTGGGGAGATCCTGTTGACGTCGATGGACCGCGACGGCACGAAGCAGGGCTTCGACCTGGATCTGCTGGCCGCCGTGACCGGTGCGGTCACGGTCCCCGTCGTGGCCTCGGGTGGTGCGGGGACTGCCGGGCACATGGCCGACGCCGTCACGAAGGGCGGAGCGTCGGCCGTGCTCGCGGCCAGCATCTTCCACTTCGGCGAGCTGCGCATCGACGACGTCAAGCGCGCGATGGCGGCGGCAGGCCTCCCCGTCCGCCTCCGCCGCTGA
- the hisA gene encoding 1-(5-phosphoribosyl)-5-[(5-phosphoribosylamino)methylideneamino]imidazole-4-carboxamide isomerase, which translates to MQRRRWAHVMSGLRLLPAVDIRDGRAVRLVQGRADAQTVYDDDPVSAARRWVDQGSDWLHVVDLDAAFEGDPRNRHLIADICEATGAQVQASGGIRTLEDIRRSIGYGAARVVIGTMALEDPTFVATALDEFGERVVVGLDADGTTLRARGWTEEGGDLWSALDRLTDLGVPRFVFTDIARDGMLGGPNLERLGVVADRTTAHVTASGGVSSLDDLERLRAVHPRVDEAIVGKALYAGRFSVADALALVEDPA; encoded by the coding sequence ATGCAGCGCCGGCGGTGGGCACACGTCATGAGTGGGCTGCGGCTGCTGCCGGCGGTCGACATCCGCGATGGCCGTGCCGTCCGGCTCGTCCAGGGGCGCGCTGACGCACAGACCGTCTACGACGACGACCCCGTGTCCGCGGCGCGGCGCTGGGTCGACCAGGGCTCCGACTGGCTGCACGTCGTCGACCTCGACGCGGCGTTCGAAGGCGACCCGCGCAACCGCCACCTGATCGCCGACATCTGTGAAGCGACTGGAGCGCAGGTGCAGGCGTCCGGCGGCATCCGCACCCTCGAGGACATCCGGCGGTCGATCGGCTATGGCGCAGCGCGGGTGGTCATCGGCACGATGGCACTGGAGGATCCCACCTTCGTCGCCACGGCGCTCGACGAGTTCGGCGAGCGCGTTGTCGTCGGCCTGGACGCCGACGGCACGACGTTGCGGGCGCGCGGGTGGACCGAGGAGGGCGGCGACCTGTGGTCCGCGCTCGACCGGTTGACGGACCTGGGCGTGCCCCGCTTCGTGTTCACCGACATCGCCCGCGACGGGATGCTGGGTGGGCCCAACCTCGAGCGCCTCGGCGTGGTCGCCGACCGGACCACCGCGCACGTCACGGCCAGCGGCGGCGTGAGCTCGCTCGACGACCTCGAACGGCTGCGTGCGGTGCATCCCCGGGTCGACGAGGCGATCGTCGGCAAGGCGCTGTACGCCGGCCGCTTCTCGGTGGCCGACGCGCTCGCCCTCGTGGAGGACCCGGCATGA
- the hisH gene encoding imidazole glycerol phosphate synthase subunit HisH codes for MTSSSANGRSHDRTVVTAAVLNYEAGNVRSAQRALLRAGAQAFITGDGDEAAAADLLVVPGVGHFGQCVRHFREAGFEDLVRRRLAEGRPLLGICVGMQILYAGSDEDPGAEGLAMLPGHVRRLPGDVVVPHMGWDVVRVVRDDPAVAGLDGRRCYFTHSYYADPADDAHVVAVCDYGPGFPCVVRTGPALGLQFHPEKSSDVGARMLHDLVAAVADGRAGAEVTSVRASRRVGGGHTS; via the coding sequence GTGACCTCAAGCAGCGCCAACGGTAGGTCACATGACCGGACCGTGGTCACCGCCGCGGTCCTCAACTACGAGGCCGGCAACGTGCGGTCGGCACAGCGGGCGCTGCTGCGTGCCGGTGCGCAGGCGTTCATCACCGGGGACGGCGACGAGGCCGCAGCGGCCGACCTGCTGGTCGTGCCAGGCGTGGGCCACTTCGGCCAGTGCGTCCGCCACTTCCGCGAGGCCGGATTCGAGGACCTGGTGCGGCGGCGGCTCGCCGAGGGGCGCCCGCTGCTGGGCATCTGCGTCGGCATGCAGATCCTCTATGCGGGCAGCGACGAGGACCCCGGGGCTGAGGGGCTCGCCATGCTGCCCGGCCACGTCCGGCGGCTGCCGGGCGATGTCGTCGTGCCGCACATGGGCTGGGACGTCGTGCGGGTCGTCCGCGACGACCCGGCCGTCGCGGGCCTCGACGGCCGGCGATGCTACTTCACCCACAGCTACTACGCCGACCCTGCCGACGACGCCCATGTGGTCGCCGTTTGCGACTACGGCCCCGGGTTCCCGTGTGTGGTTCGCACGGGGCCGGCACTTGGGCTGCAGTTCCACCCGGAGAAGTCGTCGGACGTCGGCGCGCGGATGCTGCACGACCTGGTCGCAGCGGTGGCCGACGGCCGCGCCGGCGCCGAGGTCACCTCGGTGCGTGCCTCACGGCGCGTGGGCGGTGGGCACACGTCATGA
- the hisB gene encoding imidazoleglycerol-phosphate dehydratase HisB — protein sequence MSRTASINRKTGETDVQVDLDLNGTGATTVRTGVPFFDHMLAQLGRHGRFDLDVTAEGDLEVDAHHTVEDAGIALGVAIAEALGDKAGIERFGDAIVPIDEALVRVAVDLSGRPYLVYEATTPVELIGTYETSLTRHFFEALVAHARITLHVTKLAGDNSHHIQEAVFKAVAVALRRAAAVTGAGVPSTKGVL from the coding sequence GTGAGCCGCACCGCATCCATCAACCGCAAGACCGGTGAGACCGACGTCCAGGTGGACCTCGACCTCAATGGTACCGGCGCCACGACCGTGCGGACAGGCGTGCCGTTCTTCGACCACATGCTCGCCCAGCTCGGCCGGCACGGCCGGTTCGACCTGGACGTCACGGCGGAGGGCGACCTCGAGGTCGACGCGCACCACACCGTCGAGGACGCCGGCATCGCGCTCGGCGTGGCCATCGCCGAGGCGCTGGGCGACAAGGCCGGCATCGAGCGGTTCGGCGACGCGATCGTCCCGATCGACGAGGCGCTCGTCCGCGTCGCGGTCGACCTGTCGGGACGTCCGTACCTCGTCTACGAGGCCACGACGCCGGTCGAGCTGATCGGCACCTACGAGACGTCGCTGACCAGGCACTTCTTCGAGGCGCTGGTCGCCCATGCGCGGATCACGCTGCACGTCACGAAGCTCGCGGGTGACAACAGCCACCACATCCAGGAGGCGGTGTTCAAGGCGGTCGCCGTCGCGTTGCGCCGGGCCGCCGCCGTGACCGGGGCCGGCGTGCCGTCGACGAAGGGGGTGCTGTGA
- a CDS encoding DUF4230 domain-containing protein: MSVDTEWTRPERKQPIGARPAPRRGGLGRWLLMTGVVMLSVVLFALLLLGRLVSGFDPFDRTTVDRTQPAVLLALQDLAQYHAATGEFQVIVDTEDTVRNLPRQIAGERTLFVAMGTVDAAVDFSDLDEQAVTVDEARRRAAIRLPGAELTEATVDPDRSYVFSRERGLLDRLAGLFTDTPTNDQPLYQIAERRLERAAQDSGLVDLANRNTEAMLRSLLRSLGFTDVTVTFD, translated from the coding sequence ATGAGCGTGGACACCGAGTGGACGCGCCCGGAGCGGAAACAACCGATCGGCGCGCGACCGGCGCCGCGGCGTGGTGGGCTCGGACGGTGGCTGCTCATGACCGGCGTGGTGATGCTCAGCGTCGTGCTGTTCGCGCTGCTGCTGCTCGGGCGGCTCGTGTCCGGCTTCGACCCGTTCGACCGCACGACGGTGGACCGGACCCAACCCGCGGTGCTGCTCGCCCTGCAGGACCTCGCGCAGTACCACGCCGCGACCGGTGAGTTCCAGGTGATCGTCGACACCGAGGACACGGTGCGCAACCTGCCGCGCCAGATCGCCGGCGAGCGCACGTTGTTCGTCGCGATGGGCACCGTCGACGCGGCGGTGGACTTCTCGGACCTCGACGAGCAGGCCGTGACGGTCGACGAGGCGCGCCGGCGGGCCGCGATCCGCCTGCCCGGCGCCGAGCTGACCGAGGCGACCGTGGACCCGGACCGCAGCTACGTGTTCAGCAGGGAGCGCGGGCTGCTGGACCGCCTGGCGGGGCTGTTCACCGACACACCGACCAACGATCAGCCGCTGTACCAGATCGCCGAGCGCCGGCTGGAGCGTGCCGCGCAGGACAGCGGCCTGGTCGACCTGGCCAACCGCAACACCGAGGCGATGCTGCGCAGCCTGCTGAGGTCGCTCGGCTTCACCGACGTGACGGTCACGTTCGACTGA
- the hisC gene encoding histidinol-phosphate transaminase → MADGGVVGRVPVRDDLIGVTPYGAPQMDVAVRLNTNETPYPPPPAFFDELARRLHGLQLQRYPDRTVADLRAALAARFCVPPAQMWAAAGSNEILLQLFQAYGGPGRRLLLASPGYSAHPLIARAASTEVAEVPLDDRFTLDTVTATEAAKRSGAHLICVASPHNPAGTLVSHDVVRALHDASEALVVVDEAYIEFAADGASAVALLDELDRLVVCRTFSKAWRLAGLRLGYLLAPDWVIDDVRKVRLPYHLDAITQVAGLVALDLEEAMTAHIAEIVAERAWLTGQLAALPGLTPHPSHGNFVLVRGTERSLFERLLARDVLVRDFSSVPGLANCVRITVGTRAEHEALLTALRDLR, encoded by the coding sequence ATGGCTGACGGCGGAGTCGTCGGACGCGTCCCTGTCCGCGACGACCTCATCGGCGTCACGCCGTACGGCGCACCGCAGATGGACGTCGCCGTGCGCCTGAACACCAATGAGACGCCCTACCCACCGCCGCCCGCGTTCTTCGACGAGCTCGCCCGCAGGCTGCACGGCCTCCAGCTGCAGCGCTACCCCGACCGCACGGTCGCCGACCTGCGTGCCGCGCTCGCGGCGCGGTTCTGCGTGCCGCCCGCGCAGATGTGGGCAGCCGCGGGCTCCAACGAGATCCTGCTGCAGCTGTTCCAGGCCTACGGGGGGCCCGGCCGACGCCTGCTGCTGGCGTCGCCCGGCTACTCGGCGCACCCGCTGATCGCCCGCGCGGCGTCGACGGAGGTCGCCGAGGTGCCGCTCGACGACCGGTTCACGTTGGACACCGTCACCGCGACCGAGGCCGCGAAGCGGTCGGGCGCCCATCTGATCTGCGTCGCCAGTCCCCACAATCCCGCCGGGACGCTGGTGTCACATGACGTCGTCCGGGCACTGCACGACGCCAGCGAGGCGCTGGTCGTCGTCGACGAAGCCTACATCGAGTTCGCGGCCGATGGTGCGAGCGCCGTGGCCCTGCTCGACGAGCTCGACCGCCTGGTCGTGTGCCGCACGTTCTCCAAGGCGTGGCGGCTGGCGGGTCTGCGGCTGGGGTACCTGCTGGCGCCGGACTGGGTGATCGACGACGTGCGCAAGGTGCGGCTGCCCTACCACCTCGACGCCATCACACAGGTGGCCGGGCTGGTCGCGCTCGACCTCGAAGAGGCGATGACCGCGCACATCGCCGAGATCGTCGCCGAGCGCGCGTGGCTGACCGGGCAGCTCGCCGCCCTCCCTGGGCTGACCCCGCATCCCTCGCACGGCAACTTCGTCCTGGTTCGCGGCACGGAGAGGTCGTTGTTCGAGCGGCTGCTCGCGCGCGACGTGCTGGTACGTGACTTCTCGTCGGTGCCCGGACTGGCCAACTGCGTGCGGATCACCGTCGGCACGCGCGCCGAGCACGAGGCGCTGCTGACCGCGTTGCGCGACCTGCGCTGA